One genomic segment of Anaerolineae bacterium includes these proteins:
- a CDS encoding ferritin-like domain-containing protein, with protein MDKQTLINHLNEDLAGELGAIIQYITYAAKATGPYRPQLAAFFLTEVADEQMHAQFLANKIVALGGEPTTTPAPVPPAKTNREMLEAVLAAEIQAGKDYTQRAQEAEDFGDKGLVVQLEDMVRDEMGHSEETERMLRDWPV; from the coding sequence ATGGATAAACAAACACTGATCAATCACTTAAATGAGGACCTTGCCGGTGAGCTAGGCGCTATCATTCAATACATCACCTATGCGGCCAAAGCAACAGGGCCGTATCGTCCTCAACTGGCGGCATTCTTTTTAACCGAAGTAGCCGATGAACAAATGCATGCTCAGTTTTTGGCAAATAAGATTGTGGCTCTTGGCGGGGAGCCAACCACTACCCCGGCTCCCGTTCCCCCGGCCAAAACAAACCGCGAAATGCTGGAAGCCGTGCTGGCCGCAGAAATACAAGCGGGTAAGGATTACACGCAGCGAGCGCAAGAAGCGGAAGATTTTGGCGATAAGGGATTAGTGGTTCAGCTTGAAGATATGGTTCGGGATGAAATGGGACATTCCGAAGAAACAGAACGGATGTTACGCGACTGGCCTGTTTGA